The Fimbriimonadales bacterium genome contains a region encoding:
- the trxB gene encoding thioredoxin-disulfide reductase codes for MVYVKREDSIENVIIMGSGPAGYTAALYAARANLEPLLFTGLQPGGQLMLTTEVENYPGYPEGVLGPKMMEDFRRQAERFGTRIVEAAIAQVDLSRRPFRVFAGDKEYFSRTLIIATGAEAKWLGVPGEKEYAGYGVSACATCDGYFFRDKDVIVVGGGDTAMEDALFLTRYCKRVTVVHRRDELRASKIMQQRAFQNAKIDFIWNTVVVEILGEDAPKKHVVAVRLKNTVDGSEKEMPIDGVFVAIGHRPNSELFKGVLEMDELGYIKTQPWRTLTNVPGVFACGDVMDRVYRQAVTAAGTGCMAAIDAERFLEAEEHHK; via the coding sequence ATGGTCTACGTGAAACGTGAAGATTCTATCGAGAACGTGATTATCATGGGCTCAGGACCCGCTGGTTATACGGCTGCACTGTATGCCGCTCGGGCAAACCTCGAACCACTTCTTTTCACAGGACTTCAGCCCGGTGGGCAACTCATGCTCACGACCGAAGTCGAAAATTACCCTGGTTACCCCGAAGGGGTTTTGGGGCCAAAAATGATGGAAGACTTCCGAAGGCAGGCAGAACGGTTCGGCACTCGAATCGTGGAGGCTGCCATTGCTCAGGTCGACCTTAGCCGACGACCTTTCAGAGTCTTTGCGGGGGATAAGGAATATTTTTCACGAACCCTCATCATTGCCACGGGTGCGGAAGCGAAGTGGCTGGGTGTTCCGGGGGAGAAGGAATACGCAGGCTACGGGGTGAGCGCTTGTGCTACATGCGATGGATATTTCTTTCGAGATAAGGATGTGATCGTAGTAGGGGGGGGAGATACTGCGATGGAGGATGCTTTGTTCCTTACCCGATATTGCAAAAGAGTTACTGTCGTTCATCGAAGAGACGAATTGCGCGCTAGCAAAATCATGCAACAACGCGCATTTCAAAATGCAAAAATAGATTTCATTTGGAACACAGTAGTGGTCGAAATCCTGGGCGAGGATGCTCCGAAAAAACACGTCGTAGCGGTGAGATTGAAAAACACTGTGGATGGTTCCGAAAAGGAGATGCCTATAGATGGAGTTTTCGTGGCGATTGGTCATCGTCCGAATAGCGAACTTTTTAAAGGCGTTTTGGAAATGGACGAATTGGGATATATCAAAACGCAACCTTGGAGAACGCTGACAAATGTTCCCGGCGTATTCGCTTGCGGAGATGTGATGGACCGAGTTTATCGTCAAGCCGTCACCGCCGCAGGCACAGGATGTATGGCGGCGATAGATGCTGAACGTTTTTTGGAAGCGGAAGAGCATCATAAATAA